From Carassius auratus strain Wakin chromosome 10, ASM336829v1, whole genome shotgun sequence, a single genomic window includes:
- the LOC113110357 gene encoding piggyBac transposable element-derived protein 4-like, with product MERRPNVAKNPALLLEFSDEESDVTPQVKSDGVMKEERDTILRKTSDKGVEEEKDRTLHTTRDEGMKVERNVSLHMTCDEEMVEEADGTLNMISYGGMKVERDEFLNATSHGSMKGDTALHMTSDGGMQEERDSTLDTTSDGGMEEERDVAQHMTSDGGMQEERDSTLDTTSDGRMEEERDVAQHMTSDGGMEKKKYATLRTTSTEWLEEERDFDGEAELDMELSDEVSETEDNTEFEPDYHSTDGEESEEESEVTADTETAYQSKNGNISWTSKSQRKPGRFPAHRIIRMTPGPTKLARANAKDIRSTFELFFPDDIKQILIEMTNLEGKRVSGAAWKNLDWTDLQAFLGVLILAGVYRSHHEAIDSLWHAESGRPIFRATMSLKSFKNLSRIFCFDKKGKKHSQQKKDKLAPVRTIWDKWVQRLPLLYNPGPNVTVGECLVGFRGRCPFKQYMPSKPGKYGIKIWAACDSRSSYAWNLQIYTGKAADGKSEKNQGMRVVLDMTDGLEGHTITCDNFFTSYALGQELLRRKMTMIGTVRSNKPELPPALLSMKNRTRLSSMFAFTDTHTLVSYCPRKNTNVLLMSTFHRDDKVSNKDHKKPEIILDYNHTKGGVDNLDKLVATYTCQRKTSRWPMVIFFNMLDVSAYNAFVLWMEINHSWNEGKKYRRRLFLEELGKALVAPLMKRRENIPRTPASQNMVMEAQGSTLPIKDSYLAPVTPGKRKRCQMCDRKKDTKTSLTCSGCNKYICGSHAVMTAHCQECSTKV from the exons ATGGAGAGACGGCCTAATGTTGCTAAGAACCCGGCTCTTCTATTAGAGTTTAGTGATGAAGAAAGTGATGTGACCCCACAAGTGAAAAGTGATGGAGTTATGAAAGAGGAAAGAGATACAATCCTACGTAAGACAAGTGATAAAGGGGTGGAAGAGGAAAAAGACAGGACTCTTCATACAACTAGAGATGAAGGGATGAAAGTGGAAAGAAATGTTTCCCTACATATGACATGTGATGAAGAGATGGTAGAGGAAGCAGACGGGACTCTCAATATGATCAGTTATGGAGGAATGAAAGTAGAAAGGGATGAGTTCCTAAATGCAACAAGTCATGGAAGTATGAAAGGAGACACAGCCCTACATATGACAAGTGATGGAGGAATGCAAGAAGAAAGAGATTCAACCCTAGATACAACAAGTGATGGAGGAATGGAAGAGGAAAGAGACGTGGCCCAACATATGACAAGTGATGGAGGAATGCAAGAGGAAAGAGATTCGACCTTAGATACAACAAGTGATGGAAGAATGGAAGAGGAAAGAGACGTGGCCCAACATATGACAAGTGATGGAGGgatggaaaagaaaaaatatgcgACCCTACGTACGACAAGTACTGAATGGCTGGAAGAGGAAAGGGATTTCGATGGAGAAGCAGAACTGGATATGGAGCTCTCTGATGAAGTTTCTGAAACAGAGGACAATACAGAGTTCGAACCAGACTACCACTCTACTGATGGAGAAGAGTCAGAGGAAGAGTCAGAGGTCACTGCTGACACAGAGACGGCTTATCAATCCAAAAACGGAAACATATCGTGGACTTCAAAATCTCAGAGAAAACCAGGGAGATTTCCAGCTCATCGTATCATCAGAATGACCCCTGGACCAACCAAGTTGGCACGTGCCAATGCTAAAGATATAAGATCAACATTTGAATTGTTTTTCCCAGATGATATTAAACAGATTTTGATTGAAATGACCAATTTAGAGGGGAAACGTGTGTCTGGTGCTGCCTGGAAGAACCTGGACTGGACAGACTTACAGGCCTTTCTTGGTGTGTTGATTCTGGCAGGCGTGTATCGATCCCACCATGAGGCCATAGATAGCTTATGGCACGCTGAGTCTGGAAGGCCAATTTTTCGTGCTACCATGTCACTGAAAAGTTTTAAGAATTTGTCAAGGATTTTCTGCTTTGACAAAAAGGGCAAAAAGCATAGCCAACAGAAAAAAGACAAGCTGGCACCAGTAAGGACCATCTGGGATAAATGGGTCCAACGCCTGCCACTCTTATACAATCCAGGCCCAAACGTTACTGTGGGCGAGTGCCTGGTCGGTTTCAGAGGTCGCTGTCCCTTCAAACAATACATGCCGAGTAAACCGGGCAAGTATGGAATTAAAATTTGGGCAGCATGCGATTCCAGATCGAGCTACGCGTGGAACCTGCAGATCTACACTGGCAAAGCTGCCGACGGCAAGTCAGAAAAGAACCAGGGAATGCGAGTGGTCCTGGACATGACAGATGGTCTAGAGGGACACACCATCACATGTGACAACTTCTTCACATCGTACGCCCTCGGCCAGGAGCTGCTCCGAAGGAAAATGACCATGATTGGAACCGTCAGATCAAACAAACCTGAGCTCCCACCTGCGCTCCTGTCAATGAAGAACAGGACACGATTATCATCCATGTTCGCCTTCACTGATACGCACACTCTTGTGTCCTACTGTCCCAGAAAAAATACTAATGTGCTTTTGATGAGCACTTTCCACAGAGATGACAAAGTAAGCAACAAAGATCACAAGAAGCCAGAGATAATCCTAGACTACAACCACACCAAAGGTGGAGTTGACAACCTTGACAAG CTTGTTGCTACTTACACCTGCCAAAGGAAGACATCTCGTTGGCCCATGGTGATTTTCTTCAACATGTTGGATGTCTCTGCCTACAATGCATTTGTGTTGTGGATGGAAATAAATCATTCATGGAACGAAGGGAAGAAATACAGAAGGAGGCTCTTTCTGGAAGAGCTAGGGAAAGCTCTGGTGGCTCCTCTCATGAAAAGACGGGAAAATATTCCCCGCACTCCAGCTTCTCAGAATATGGTGATGGAAGCACAAGGAAGCACTTTGCCGATCAAAGACAGTTATCTCGCACCAGTGACCCCAGGGAAGAGGAAAAGGTGTCAGATGTGTGACCGAAAGAAGGACACAAAAACAAGTTTGACATGCAGTGGGTGTAACAAATACATTTGCGGGTCACACGCTGTTATGACAGCTCATTGCCAAGAATGCAGCACGAAGGTTTAA
- the LOC113110355 gene encoding titin homolog: MKRRFSDVESPVHLYESSEEERDAALYSTSDGGIEDERKVTLHTNDGRTLCASHGVMEEERDSTLSMTIDGGMEKEIDATLHTTSDRGKEKERDTTLHMTGDGGMEEEIDTTLHMTSDRGMEKERDTTLQMTSDGGMEEERNLTLHTSDLGIKKEIDTTLYLTSDEGMKKEIDATLHTTSDQELEEERYTTLHLTSDLGIKKEIYTTLHMTSDGGMEEERNLTLHTTSDLGIKNEIDTTLHMTGDGGMEKEKDATLHSTSDRELEEERYTTLRKTSDGRMEKERDTTLHMTDDGGMEEEQNMTLHTTSDLRIKKEIDITLNMTSDGGMEEERNLTLHLTSDEGMEKDIDATLHTTSDQELEEERYTTLHVTSDGGMEEERNLTLHTTSDLGIKKEIDTTLHMTNDEGMEKEIDATLHTTSDQELEEERYITLYVTSDGGMEEERNLTLHTTSDLGINKEIDTTLHMTSNGGMEEETDATLHTTSDGGLEEERDTTLHTTSDGGIEEETHVTLHTTSDEGMEEERDLDGEAELDMELSDEVSETEDNTEFDPDYHSTDGEESEEESEVTADTETAYQSKNGNISWTSKTPPQRQQGRFPAHRIIRMTPGPTKFACANAKDIISTFELFFPDDIKQILIEMTNLEGKRVFGAAWKNLDWTDLQAFLGLLLLAGVYRSHHEAMGSLWHGVSGRAIFRATMPLKTFREFSRVFCFYKKDEELDQKKSDKLAPVRNIWNKWVQRLPFLYNPGPNVTVDECLVRFRGRCPFKQYMPSKPGKYGIKIWAACDSRSSYAWNLQIYTGKAADGKSEKNQGMRVVLDMTDGLEGHTITCDNFFTSYALGQELLRRKMTMIGTVRSNKPELPPALLSMKNRTRLSSMFAFTDTHTLVSYCPRKNKNVLLMSTIHRDDKVSDKDHKKPEIILDYNHTKGGVDNLDKLVGTYTCQRKTARWPMVIFFNMLDVSAYNAFVLWTEMNPSWHKGKTIRRRLFLEELGEALVAPFMKRRHYAPRTPASQNMVMEARACSSTAKKPVSSPISSPSKRKRCQVCEAKKDTKTSMICSQCNIYICKTHAIITSYCYACKKV, encoded by the exons ATGAAGAGACGGTTTAGTGATGTGGAGTCCCCGGTTCATTTATACGAGTCCAGTGAAGAGGAAAGAGACGCAGCCCTGTATTCTACAAGTGATGGAGGAATTGAAGATGAAAGAAAGGTGACTTTACATACAAATGATGGAAGGACCTTATGTGCAAGTCATGGAGTGATGGAAGAGGAACGAGACTCGACCCTATCTATGACAATTGATGGTGGGATGGAAAAGGAAATAGATGCAACCCTACATACAACAAGTGATAGagggaaagaaaaggaaagagacaCAACCCTACATATGACAGGTGATGGAGGGATGGAGGAGGAAATAGACACAACCCTACATATGACAAGTGATAGAGGGATGGAAAAGGAAAGAGACACAACCCTACAAATGACAAGTGATGGAGGGATGGAAGAGGAACGAAATTTGACTCTACATACAAGTGATCTAGGGATAAAAAAGGAAATAGACACAACCCTATATTTAACAAGCGATGAAGGGATGAAAAAGGAAATAGATGCAACCCTACATACAACAAGTGATCAAGAGTTGGAAGAAGAAAGATACACAACCCTACATTTGACAAGTGATCTAGggataaaaaaggaaatatacaCAACCCTACATATGACAAGTGATGGAGGGATGGAGGAGGAACGGAATTTGACTCTACATACAACAAGTGATCTAGggataaaaaatgaaatagaCACAACCCTACATATGACAGGTGATGGAGGGATGGAAAAGGAAAAAGATGCAACCCTACATTCAACAAGTGATCGAGAGTTGGAAGAAGAAAGATACACAACCCTACGTAAGACAAGTGATGGAAGGATGGAAAAGGAAAGAGACACAACCCTACATATGACAGATGATGGAGGGATGGAGGAGGAACAAAACATGACTCTACATACAACAAGTGATCTAAGGATAAAAAAGGAAATAGACATAACTCTAAATATGACAAGTGATGGAGGGATGGAAGAGGAACGAAATTTGACTCTACATTTAACAAGTGATGAAGGGATGGAAAAGGATATAGATGCAACCCTACATACAACAAGTGATCAAGAGTTGGAAGAAGAAAGATACACAACCCTACATGTGACAAGTGATGGAGGGATGGAGGAGGAACGAAATTTGACTCTACATACAACAAGTGATCTAGGGATAAAAAAGGAAATAGACACAACCCTACATATGACAAACGATGAAGGGATGGAAAAGGAAATAGATGCAACCCTACATACAACAAGTGATCAAGAGTTGGAAGAAGAAAGATACATAACCCTATATGTGACAAGTGATGGAGGGATGGAGGAGGAACGAAATTTGACTCTACATACAACAAGTGATCTAGGGATAAACAAGGAAATAGACACAACCCTACATATGACAAGCAATGGAGGGATGGAAGAGGAAACCGATGCGACACTGCATACGACAAGTGATGGAGGGTTGGAGGAGGAAAGAGACACAACTCTACATACAACAAGTGATGGAGGGATAGAAGAAGAAACACATGTTACCCTACATACAACAAGTGATGAAGGGATGGAAGAGGAAAGGGATCTCGATGGAGAAGCAGAACTGGATATGGAGCTCTCTGATGAAGTTTCTGAAACAGAGGACAATACAGAGTTCGATCCAGACTACCACTCTACTGATGGAGAAGAGTCAGAGGAAGAGTCAGAGGTCACTGCTGACACAGAGACAGCTTATCAGTCCAAAAACGGAAACATATCGTGGACTTCAAAAACTCCGCCTCAGAGACAACAAGGAAGATTTCCAGCTCATCGTATCATCAGAATGACCCCTGGACCAACCAAGTTTGCATGTGCCAATGCTAAAGATATAATATCAACATTTGAATTGTTTTTCCCAGATGATATTAAACAAATTTTGATTGAAATGACCAATTTAGAGGGGAAACGTGTGTTTGGTGCTGCCTGGAAGAACCTGGACTGGACAGACTTACAGGCCTTCCTTGGTCTGTTGCTTCTGGCAGGCGTGTATCGATCCCACCATGAGGCAATGGGTAGCTTATGGCATGGTGTATCGGGGAGGGCAATTTTTCGTGCTACGATGCCATTGAAGACTTTTCGAGAATTTTCTAGGGTCTTCTGCTTTTATAAAAAAGATGAAGAGCTGGACCAAAAGAAAAGTGACAAGCTGGCACCAGTAAGGAACATCTGGAATAAATGGGTCCAACGCCTGCCATTCTTATACAATCCAGGCCCAAACGTTACTGTGGACGAGTGCCTGGTCCGTTTCAGAGGTCGCTGTCCCTTCAAACAATACATGCCGAGTAAACCGGGCAAGTATGGAATTAAAATTTGGGCAGCATGCGATTCCAGATCGAGCTACGCGTGGAACCTGCAGATCTACACTGGCAAAGCTGCCGACGGCAAGTCAGAAAAGAACCAGGGAATGCGAGTGGTCCTGGACATGACAGATGGTCTAGAGGGACACACCATCACATGTGACAACTTCTTCACGTCGTACGCCCTCGGCCAGGAGCTGCTCCGAAGGAAAATGACCATGATTGGAACTGTCAGATCAAACAAGCCTGAGCTCCCACCTGCGCTCCTGTCAATGAAGAACAGGACACGATTATCATCCATGTTCGCCTTCACTGATACGCACACTCTTGTGTCCTACTGtcccagaaaaaataaaaatgtgcttttgATGAGCACAATTCACAGAGATGACAAAGTAAGTGACAAAGATCACAAGAAGCCAGAGATAATCCTAGACTACAACCACACCAAAGGCGGAGTTGACAACCTTGACAAG CTTGTTGGCACTTACACCTGCCAAAGAAAGACAGCTCGTTGGCCCATGGTGATTTTCTTCAACATGTTGGACGTGTCTGCCTACAATGCATTTGTATTGTGGACGGAGATGAATCCTTCATGGCACAAAGGGAAAACCATTAGAAGGAGGCTCTTCCTGGAAGAACTAGGGGAAGCTCTGGTGGCTCCCTTCATGAAAAGACGGCATTATGCTCCCCGCACGCCAGCCTCTCAGAATATGGTGATGGAAGCAAGAGCTTGTTCTTCTACAGCCAAAAAACCTGTCTCCTCCCCAATATCAAGCCCCAGCAAGAGGAAAAGGTGTCAGGTCTGTGAGGCAAAGAAGGACACAAAAACTAGTATGATATGCAGTCAGtgtaacatttacatttgcaaGACACATGCTATTATAACGTCTTACTGCTACGCATGCAAGAAggtttaa